In Collimonas arenae, a single genomic region encodes these proteins:
- a CDS encoding glycosyltransferase family 8 protein — MGIPSSHNPVSGVILASHPMHIAFGVDINYYRGMGVAMTSVLRNNPGMTFVFHVFAFSITDDSRRRLAELESQYNTTINIHMLHTSVLAEFSQFPCFSQHPLGTFVRLLIPNLLQGIASKVLYMDADILCMGKLDGLSSIEIDDYIAAVVHDQMETTAKTQIARLNLSHHEYFNAGVMYINVDNWIANDSQNKALTILSTQELVFADQDALNIVLNGHTIYIEEKWNFRYHLVDFLSKGEKHLKVTEPVVFMHFTGPVKPWHDWCLHEARAIFIEYQVQSSWADMPLDQPKTVRELKLFSKFLIKQHRVVDGVLWHIRYLYARFIRNFKTLTG, encoded by the coding sequence TTGGGCATCCCTTCATCCCATAATCCGGTTTCCGGCGTAATTCTCGCGTCTCATCCTATGCATATTGCATTTGGTGTAGACATCAATTACTACAGAGGCATGGGCGTCGCCATGACCTCCGTGCTGAGAAACAATCCTGGCATGACGTTCGTGTTCCACGTCTTTGCATTTTCTATTACCGATGACAGTCGGCGCCGCTTGGCGGAATTGGAAAGCCAGTACAACACTACCATCAATATCCACATGCTCCACACCAGCGTGTTGGCCGAGTTTTCGCAATTTCCCTGCTTTTCTCAGCATCCGCTAGGTACATTCGTTCGGCTCCTGATTCCCAATTTGCTTCAGGGAATTGCCAGTAAAGTACTTTATATGGATGCCGATATCTTGTGTATGGGAAAACTTGATGGATTATCCTCTATAGAAATAGATGACTATATAGCCGCAGTGGTTCATGATCAGATGGAAACCACGGCGAAGACACAAATTGCCAGATTGAATTTGTCGCATCATGAATATTTCAATGCGGGTGTCATGTACATCAATGTTGACAACTGGATAGCGAACGATTCGCAAAACAAGGCATTAACGATTTTGTCGACGCAGGAGTTGGTTTTTGCAGATCAGGACGCATTAAATATTGTGCTCAACGGGCACACAATATATATCGAAGAAAAATGGAATTTTCGCTACCATCTGGTGGATTTTCTCAGTAAGGGCGAGAAGCATTTGAAAGTAACAGAACCGGTTGTATTCATGCATTTTACCGGCCCTGTAAAACCTTGGCATGATTGGTGTTTGCACGAAGCAAGAGCCATATTCATTGAATATCAAGTGCAATCTTCTTGGGCAGATATGCCATTGGACCAGCCTAAAACTGTCAGGGAATTGAAGTTGTTTTCGAAATTTCTCATCAAGCAGCATAGAGTCGTTGATGGTGTGCTTTGGCATATTAGGTATTTATATGCAAGATTTATTCGTAATTTTAAGACTTTGACTGGGTAA